A single region of the Chryseobacterium sp. 6424 genome encodes:
- a CDS encoding MBL fold metallo-hydrolase, producing MKLYPIQCGKFKLDGGAMFGVVPKTLWEKTNPADERNLIELSTRSLLVEDGKKLILIDCGLGNKQDEKFFGHYSLFGDDTLDKNLQKYGFVREDITDVFLTHLHFDHCGGAIEWNDDKSGYRPAFKNAQFWTNEEHWKWATEPNPREKASFLKENILPMQESGQLNFLPTPQNGNYGFAPDLKMDVIFVDGHTEKQMLPVLQYQEKTIVFAADLIPTIGHIPQVYVMGYDTRPLLTMEEKGKFLKQCIDNEYLLFFEHDAHHELASLKMTEKGVRLDETFSMNEVFGY from the coding sequence ATGAAACTATACCCTATACAGTGCGGAAAATTTAAACTTGATGGTGGCGCCATGTTCGGTGTCGTCCCCAAAACCCTTTGGGAAAAAACCAACCCTGCCGACGAGCGGAACTTAATAGAGCTCAGTACGCGCTCACTACTGGTTGAAGACGGTAAAAAGTTAATTTTAATCGATTGTGGCCTGGGTAATAAGCAAGATGAAAAATTCTTCGGGCATTATTCCCTCTTTGGTGATGATACCCTGGATAAAAATCTGCAAAAATACGGTTTCGTGCGCGAAGATATTACCGATGTATTTCTCACCCACCTGCATTTCGACCATTGCGGCGGCGCCATCGAGTGGAATGATGATAAGAGCGGCTATCGCCCAGCCTTTAAAAATGCGCAGTTCTGGACCAACGAGGAACACTGGAAGTGGGCTACCGAACCAAACCCGCGTGAAAAGGCAAGTTTCCTGAAAGAAAACATCCTCCCGATGCAGGAAAGCGGGCAACTGAATTTTCTCCCAACGCCACAGAACGGTAACTACGGCTTCGCGCCAGATCTGAAGATGGATGTGATTTTCGTAGACGGGCATACAGAAAAACAAATGCTGCCGGTATTGCAGTATCAGGAGAAAACCATCGTGTTTGCGGCAGATCTTATCCCGACCATCGGGCATATCCCTCAGGTATATGTGATGGGCTATGATACACGGCCACTGCTTACGATGGAAGAAAAAGGCAAGTTCCTGAAACAGTGCATAGATAATGAATATCTGCTGTTTTTTGAACATGACGCTCACCATGAGCTTGCCAGTCTGAAAATGACCGAAAAAGGCGTACGTTTGGATGAAACCTTCAGCATGAACGAAGTGTTCGGATATTAA
- a CDS encoding putative DNA modification/repair radical SAM protein, which translates to MNFERIQEKLEILADAAKYDVSCSSSGGNRKNKGGLGNSHASGICHTYTEDGRCVSLLKILLTNHCIYDCAYCVSRKTNDVKRAAFTVEEVVELTINFYRRNYIEGLFLSSGIFKDSDTTMERLVRVAKKLRLEHHFNGYIHLKSIPGASDELMKEAGLYADRLSINIEIPTEKGLKLLAPDKSHSEMIKPMSLVKNELILYKEEKKIFRKVPKFAPAGQSTQMIVGATNETDLKIIKVADHFYQNFNLKRVYYSGYVPVLEDSRLPSVHSQVPVQRENRLYQADWLMRFYGFEANEILDPANPFLDLEIDPKLAWALRNRERFPVNINTAPKEMILRVPGIGTKSVAKILMARRFQKLTLENLKKMGVAVNRAKYFVEFESTNVFNRFIDEQNFRNIILNGMKSKFHNPFSQQLSLF; encoded by the coding sequence ATGAATTTTGAGCGCATCCAGGAGAAATTAGAAATACTTGCAGACGCTGCCAAGTATGATGTATCTTGCTCTTCCAGTGGTGGTAACAGAAAAAACAAAGGCGGTTTAGGCAACAGCCACGCCTCTGGCATCTGCCACACCTATACCGAAGACGGGCGTTGTGTATCGCTGTTGAAAATACTGCTCACCAACCACTGCATTTACGATTGCGCCTATTGCGTATCGCGCAAAACCAATGATGTAAAACGTGCCGCTTTTACGGTAGAAGAAGTGGTAGAGCTTACCATTAATTTCTACCGCCGGAACTATATCGAGGGGCTTTTCCTGAGTTCAGGGATTTTCAAAGACTCCGATACTACCATGGAAAGACTCGTACGGGTGGCCAAAAAACTTCGGCTCGAGCATCATTTCAATGGTTACATTCACCTCAAATCCATTCCTGGTGCCAGTGATGAACTAATGAAAGAAGCCGGGCTGTACGCAGACCGACTTTCGATCAATATTGAGATTCCTACAGAAAAAGGCCTTAAACTTCTGGCGCCCGATAAGTCTCATTCAGAAATGATAAAACCCATGAGTTTGGTAAAAAACGAACTCATCCTGTATAAAGAAGAGAAAAAAATCTTCCGGAAAGTCCCGAAATTCGCCCCTGCCGGCCAGTCCACGCAGATGATTGTCGGCGCTACCAACGAAACCGACCTTAAAATCATTAAAGTTGCCGACCATTTTTATCAGAATTTCAATCTGAAGCGCGTGTACTATTCCGGGTATGTACCGGTTTTGGAAGACAGCCGCTTACCTTCCGTGCATTCGCAAGTCCCCGTACAGCGTGAAAACCGGTTGTACCAGGCCGATTGGCTGATGCGGTTTTATGGTTTTGAAGCCAACGAAATTCTGGACCCTGCAAACCCGTTTCTCGACCTTGAAATTGATCCTAAATTAGCCTGGGCACTTCGCAACCGTGAAAGATTTCCGGTGAACATCAACACAGCGCCTAAAGAAATGATTTTACGCGTGCCTGGAATCGGCACTAAATCAGTAGCAAAAATTTTAATGGCACGCCGGTTTCAGAAACTGACACTTGAGAATCTGAAAAAAATGGGCGTTGCCGTCAACCGTGCCAAATATTTCGTGGAGTTTGAAAGCACCAATGTTTTTAACCGCTTTATTGATGAGCAAAATTTTCGAAATATTATCCTAAATGGTATGAAATCAAAATTCCATAATCCTTTTTCACAACAACTTTCACTTTTCTAA
- a CDS encoding YceI family protein: protein MKKLSVLALSVFLFAASCKESKTDTATVATEQAVAENTGDTFTVNTDSSTVNWKAYHKGGLNPRFGFTKTTGTLSVENGNLTSGSLVSDINTLTTSPDAVDPTMNDGKTSADLDGHLKSADFFDVAKYPNVKFDITKVEDLAAGTESKVEGANKTISGNLTIKDKTVNVTFPAKVEVTGNTVNLTSKFTINRQDWGLAYGTEGDPKDWMISQEVDLELNIVAAK from the coding sequence ATGAAAAAACTATCAGTTCTGGCATTATCCGTATTTCTGTTTGCCGCATCTTGTAAAGAATCAAAGACCGATACCGCTACTGTAGCCACCGAACAGGCTGTTGCTGAAAACACTGGCGACACCTTCACCGTAAATACCGACAGCAGCACCGTTAACTGGAAGGCCTATCATAAAGGAGGTCTTAACCCAAGATTCGGGTTCACCAAGACCACCGGAACCCTGTCTGTAGAAAACGGAAACCTTACTTCCGGAAGCCTGGTATCAGACATCAATACGCTTACTACAAGTCCTGACGCGGTAGACCCGACTATGAACGATGGTAAAACATCTGCAGATCTTGACGGTCACCTAAAAAGTGCAGATTTCTTCGATGTAGCAAAATATCCTAATGTGAAATTCGATATTACCAAAGTGGAAGATCTTGCAGCCGGAACTGAAAGCAAAGTGGAAGGTGCCAACAAAACCATCAGTGGAAACTTGACCATTAAAGATAAAACAGTAAACGTTACTTTCCCGGCTAAAGTAGAAGTGACTGGAAATACGGTAAACCTGACTTCAAAATTCACCATCAACCGTCAGGATTGGGGACTGGCTTACGGAACCGAAGGCGATCCGAAAGACTGGATGATTTCTCAGGAAGTGGATCTTGAACTTAACATCGTAGCAGCTAAATAA
- the coaE gene encoding dephospho-CoA kinase (Dephospho-CoA kinase (CoaE) performs the final step in coenzyme A biosynthesis.), protein METEHQHTTKPESKIIGLTGGIGSGKSTVANFLEEMGFPVYYSDTRAKEIVNEDPILKAQIINLLGENSYDENGHYNTKYVAKQVFDTDELRHQLNALVHPAVKKDFEDWAAVQNKSLIFKETALLFELDLHKACFKSLLVTAEDNIRIKRVMDRDAKTYREVETIIAKQMPEKNKVKLADEVIHNNGSLQELKTQTEKAVERLMTTD, encoded by the coding sequence ATGGAGACAGAACATCAGCATACAACTAAACCGGAAAGTAAAATTATCGGGCTTACTGGCGGCATCGGCTCTGGGAAATCCACCGTGGCAAATTTTCTAGAAGAGATGGGTTTCCCGGTATATTATTCAGACACCAGGGCTAAAGAAATCGTTAATGAAGACCCAATACTGAAAGCGCAGATCATCAATCTTCTCGGTGAAAATTCCTATGACGAAAACGGACACTACAATACCAAATATGTAGCTAAACAGGTATTTGATACTGATGAACTACGCCATCAACTTAATGCTTTGGTTCATCCAGCCGTAAAAAAAGACTTTGAAGACTGGGCCGCGGTACAGAATAAGTCTTTGATCTTTAAAGAAACAGCACTGCTTTTTGAACTGGATTTGCATAAAGCATGCTTCAAGTCGTTATTGGTAACTGCCGAAGACAATATCCGGATCAAGCGGGTGATGGATCGCGACGCGAAAACCTATCGGGAAGTAGAGACCATCATCGCGAAACAAATGCCCGAAAAAAATAAAGTTAAACTTGCCGATGAAGTCATCCATAACAATGGCAGCCTCCAGGAACTTAAAACACAAACCGAAAAAGCCGTGGAACGTTTAATGACCACAGATTAG
- a CDS encoding FMN-binding negative transcriptional regulator: protein MYIPEIYRSQDQDLMKEIISENGFALLISDQEKLCATHSMFLLKETSDGFYLETHVSKGNLQAKVLQDGDVVLCDFLGANSYISSSWYNHKNVSTWNYEAVQIRGTIKKMNDDELYQHLKKLTFKYERKQRCPMFAEDIGEEEIRHEMQGAFGINIFPTEIHIASKLSQNREEVDFQHIIKELQASPEQNEKRIAEKMRKLRNI, encoded by the coding sequence ATGTACATCCCCGAAATATATAGAAGCCAGGACCAGGATCTGATGAAAGAAATCATCAGCGAAAACGGTTTTGCGCTGCTGATTTCCGACCAGGAAAAGCTTTGCGCCACCCATTCAATGTTTTTGCTGAAGGAGACCAGTGATGGCTTTTACCTTGAGACACATGTTTCAAAAGGGAATTTACAAGCCAAGGTGTTACAGGATGGTGATGTGGTCTTGTGTGATTTTTTGGGCGCAAACAGCTATATCTCATCGTCATGGTACAATCATAAAAATGTATCTACGTGGAATTATGAGGCCGTACAGATTCGTGGTACCATTAAAAAAATGAATGATGATGAGCTTTATCAGCACCTGAAAAAACTCACTTTCAAATACGAAAGAAAGCAGCGTTGCCCAATGTTTGCGGAAGATATTGGCGAAGAGGAAATCCGCCATGAGATGCAGGGCGCCTTTGGCATCAATATTTTTCCGACAGAAATCCACATAGCCTCGAAACTTTCTCAGAACAGAGAAGAGGTGGATTTTCAGCATATTATTAAAGAATTGCAGGCTTCTCCGGAGCAAAATGAAAAGAGAATCGCAGAGAAGATGAGAAAGTTGAGAAACATATAA
- a CDS encoding T9SS type B sorting domain-containing protein, translating into MKKLLPLLFLLFSYTLDAQLDREHWFPPMFDRTNIPRNTFESIYISTNESTPFPVSIYHQNAVIATVTVSKGNPVRYKIANRNQIITENAANLFTPVSMGYYLKGEKAFYATFRFSTFNHGEIVTSKGTAGLGTEFRVAMAPITALNPILNFMTGIMATEDNTEITITEFDPGIVFTDNVPRTRFDIILQKGQSYLIEGGGDISNNAKGFIGAKISSNKPVVVTNGNFNGQYATTSTNSSDILMDQSVPIDKLGQEFVLMKGNGDLSSGMEKAIVVATENGTNIYVNGSTTPAATLDAGEFFLTASENYQLQRDDHYNMHLKSDKNVYVYQLLAGDGTTSELATGGFNYIPPLSCYLPKRIDEIGLIDENEYESNYAGSTNVPTKLNIITERGAHIEVFRNGSPIALTSQNGPFDVTGNPNWVTYSIKNITGNVSLISSRAVTAGISAGNDAVGYGGYFAGFSYLPVIVKSAGECLPDVVLEVTEGFSSYQWLLKTASGYVNAPGESTKYQYRPTQAGIYAVKLKEGSCTEIQTADYKFFNCNTYTNYTFDTCSDVTVTPSFVLSSQLYNISSATVVSPPAKGSVNIQPDGKIVYTAYPNATGTDRFKFSFCGTGLIPDCETVQITVNLKQVVAQDAVLTVCSATNTGIFDLTAAAINTDAAVLKTYYQDAAYTQKIPEKELASYVSAAGFVYVKLENSFPCTNTAVIELRIQNPPIILADAYTFIHCDETLDGSVDGFYHADLDRITPAVLPVNNGFNVRYYSTPESASVGGADNVTGTYPFNLANPSVWIRVESSVCPPNITEIRLKTGNPFPIIKTVSTEVCDNDLNQTETVSIEQFGSLFSTESFDRIAIFDDLTKAQQGNSLFEINTSQTITNHRTFYFRFSKAGWCDVIGTLHLRLKQPLLSPLLKDQQICEEGSTILDAGPGFSAYQWSTGDTSQTISGVKVGEYWVDLTSNGCTYRQHVKITKLPDSEITRIEIQGSTVTIHISGGNAPYYYSLDGGTYQTSNVFTQVSAGEHTVAVMSADRCSPVKATFNVIQIYNAISPNGDGINDYLNYSGLLGKEEPSLKIFDRLGNLVFSGDANNRFLWDGTVAGKKVPTGTFWFVIRWREPKAAFFTEFAGWVLVKNRN; encoded by the coding sequence ATGAAAAAACTTCTACCACTTTTATTTTTACTGTTTTCGTACACGCTCGATGCACAACTCGACCGCGAGCACTGGTTTCCGCCGATGTTCGATAGGACAAATATCCCAAGGAATACCTTCGAATCTATATATATTTCTACGAACGAAAGTACTCCGTTCCCAGTATCCATCTATCACCAAAACGCTGTTATTGCTACCGTGACGGTAAGTAAAGGAAATCCGGTAAGATACAAAATAGCTAACCGTAATCAAATCATTACCGAAAACGCCGCTAATCTCTTTACTCCTGTAAGCATGGGTTATTACCTTAAAGGTGAGAAAGCGTTCTACGCGACATTCAGATTTTCAACTTTTAATCATGGTGAGATTGTAACCAGCAAAGGGACTGCAGGTTTAGGTACAGAATTCAGGGTGGCAATGGCCCCAATCACGGCATTGAATCCGATACTGAACTTTATGACCGGTATTATGGCCACGGAAGACAACACCGAAATTACGATCACTGAATTTGATCCGGGAATTGTTTTTACAGATAACGTACCCAGAACCCGGTTTGATATAATTCTTCAGAAAGGCCAAAGCTACCTCATCGAAGGAGGCGGCGACATTTCAAACAATGCAAAAGGCTTCATTGGGGCAAAAATTTCGTCTAATAAGCCGGTGGTCGTCACAAACGGTAACTTCAATGGGCAATATGCCACCACTTCGACAAACAGTTCGGATATCCTCATGGATCAATCCGTCCCGATTGACAAACTTGGGCAAGAATTTGTACTGATGAAAGGCAATGGCGATTTGAGTTCGGGAATGGAGAAAGCCATTGTAGTCGCTACCGAAAACGGCACAAATATTTACGTTAACGGCAGCACCACCCCTGCTGCCACCTTAGACGCTGGCGAATTTTTCCTGACAGCTTCTGAAAATTATCAGCTTCAGAGAGACGATCATTATAACATGCACCTAAAATCAGATAAAAACGTGTATGTGTATCAGCTACTGGCCGGTGACGGTACTACATCAGAATTGGCGACGGGCGGTTTCAACTACATTCCACCGTTAAGTTGTTATCTGCCAAAACGTATTGACGAAATAGGACTGATAGATGAAAACGAATATGAATCAAACTATGCCGGGAGTACAAATGTACCGACAAAACTGAACATCATTACCGAACGTGGCGCGCATATAGAGGTATTCAGAAACGGGAGTCCTATTGCATTAACCTCACAGAATGGACCTTTCGATGTTACCGGAAACCCCAACTGGGTAACCTATTCTATAAAAAACATTACCGGAAACGTCAGCTTAATTTCTTCGCGGGCGGTAACTGCCGGTATTTCAGCGGGGAATGACGCTGTAGGCTATGGCGGATATTTCGCTGGTTTCTCTTATCTGCCAGTGATTGTGAAAAGTGCCGGTGAATGCTTACCGGACGTAGTTTTGGAAGTCACCGAAGGCTTCAGCAGTTATCAGTGGTTGCTTAAAACAGCCTCGGGATATGTAAATGCACCCGGCGAAAGCACAAAATATCAGTATCGGCCCACGCAAGCCGGCATCTACGCAGTAAAACTGAAAGAAGGTTCGTGCACAGAGATCCAGACCGCTGATTATAAATTCTTTAATTGTAATACCTATACCAATTACACCTTTGATACCTGTAGTGACGTAACGGTGACGCCAAGTTTCGTACTGAGTTCGCAGCTTTACAACATCAGTTCAGCGACAGTAGTTTCTCCGCCAGCAAAAGGTTCCGTAAACATTCAGCCAGATGGGAAAATTGTATATACCGCCTACCCTAACGCGACAGGAACCGACCGGTTTAAATTCTCTTTTTGCGGAACTGGCCTGATCCCCGATTGCGAAACGGTACAGATCACCGTCAACCTGAAGCAAGTGGTTGCCCAAGATGCTGTACTGACCGTATGCTCTGCCACCAATACCGGCATTTTCGACTTAACTGCCGCTGCCATCAATACTGATGCGGCTGTACTTAAAACCTATTATCAGGACGCTGCATATACACAGAAAATCCCGGAAAAGGAACTTGCCAGCTACGTTTCGGCGGCTGGGTTTGTCTATGTAAAATTAGAAAACAGTTTCCCCTGTACCAATACCGCAGTCATAGAACTCCGTATACAAAACCCACCCATTATTTTAGCTGATGCTTACACGTTTATCCATTGTGATGAAACGTTGGATGGAAGTGTGGACGGCTTTTACCATGCCGATCTAGATAGAATAACCCCCGCCGTGTTACCGGTAAACAATGGGTTTAACGTACGATATTACTCCACACCCGAAAGTGCGTCTGTCGGTGGTGCTGATAATGTTACCGGCACTTATCCCTTCAACCTTGCAAACCCTTCGGTCTGGATTCGGGTCGAGTCTTCTGTCTGTCCACCAAATATCACGGAAATCCGTTTAAAAACAGGCAATCCTTTCCCGATTATCAAAACAGTAAGCACTGAGGTATGCGACAACGACCTGAATCAGACAGAAACAGTTTCCATAGAGCAGTTCGGTTCGTTATTTTCTACGGAATCTTTCGACCGTATAGCGATATTCGATGACTTGACAAAAGCGCAACAAGGCAACAGCCTGTTTGAAATAAATACTTCCCAGACCATTACGAATCACAGGACCTTCTATTTCAGGTTCAGTAAAGCAGGTTGGTGCGATGTCATCGGCACTTTACATCTCCGCCTCAAACAACCGTTATTGTCTCCCCTACTTAAGGATCAACAGATTTGTGAAGAAGGCTCCACCATTCTTGATGCGGGACCTGGTTTCAGTGCCTATCAATGGAGTACAGGCGACACCAGCCAAACGATTTCCGGTGTGAAGGTGGGCGAATATTGGGTAGACCTCACTTCCAATGGCTGTACATACCGGCAGCATGTTAAAATCACCAAACTACCCGATTCTGAAATTACCAGAATAGAGATCCAAGGCAGCACCGTCACCATACATATAAGTGGCGGCAATGCCCCTTATTATTACTCGCTGGATGGTGGCACATATCAAACCTCTAACGTATTCACGCAAGTCTCGGCTGGTGAGCATACCGTGGCTGTGATGTCGGCGGACCGTTGCAGCCCAGTAAAAGCCACCTTCAATGTTATACAAATCTACAACGCTATTTCGCCCAATGGGGACGGCATTAATGATTACCTGAATTACAGTGGATTATTAGGTAAAGAAGAGCCAAGCCTGAAAATCTTTGACCGCCTCGGAAACTTGGTTTTCAGTGGTGATGCAAACAACCGCTTTTTATGGGACGGGACAGTCGCGGGAAAGAAAGTACCCACCGGAACTTTCTGGTTTGTAATCCGCTGGCGAGAGCCAAAAGCAGCTTTCTTCACCGAATTTGCCGGCTGGGTACTCGTGAAAAACAGAAACTAA
- a CDS encoding alpha-amylase, which yields MNPTMIQYFHWYSDGDSTLYDEVKENAAYLKQLGISAVWLPPAYKASGGGFSVGYDPYDLYDLGEFDQKGTIATKYGSKEQYLSACKTLQNHQISVIADIVLNHKAGGDEKEVFHAIKVNPENRLEYLSEPFEIESYTKFTFPGRNGQYSDFEWNFTCFSGVDFAEGEEGIFQIIHEHGEGWEDMIDDEKGNYDYLMYNDIEHRNPFVREELNTWAQWYHDQVFFDGVRLDAVKHQSPDFYKEWLYTLRTNTGKNIFAVGEYWAPGELHLLERYIEATEGCMSLFDSSLQNNFHQASLSGGDYDLRTIFDETLTQANPTLSVTVVDNHDTQPLQALQAPVEEWFKPLAYALILLRQDGYPCVFYPDLFGAHYTDKDHEGNDQEIFLNKVDGIEALLQARQLFAYGTQHDYFDEAHCLGWVREGDAEHHGCAVVLSNREASYRAMAIGERYAGQQFYDYLGRCSEQVIIDENGWGNFPVPAGNVSVWVTTAHQNPTPNN from the coding sequence ATGAACCCGACGATGATTCAGTATTTCCATTGGTATTCCGATGGGGATTCCACACTATATGATGAGGTAAAAGAAAACGCAGCGTATCTGAAACAACTTGGCATCTCCGCAGTATGGCTGCCACCGGCCTACAAAGCCTCTGGTGGTGGGTTTTCCGTAGGTTACGATCCTTATGACCTCTACGACTTGGGCGAATTTGACCAAAAAGGCACTATTGCCACCAAATATGGCTCCAAGGAACAGTATCTTTCTGCCTGTAAAACCCTTCAAAACCATCAAATCTCTGTCATCGCAGATATTGTACTGAATCATAAGGCAGGCGGCGATGAGAAAGAAGTCTTCCATGCTATCAAAGTCAATCCAGAGAACCGCCTCGAATACCTTTCAGAACCCTTTGAAATTGAAAGTTATACCAAATTCACCTTCCCTGGCAGAAATGGGCAGTATTCAGATTTTGAATGGAATTTCACCTGTTTTTCCGGGGTAGATTTTGCCGAAGGCGAAGAAGGCATCTTCCAGATCATACATGAACATGGGGAAGGCTGGGAGGACATGATTGATGATGAAAAAGGCAATTACGATTACCTGATGTATAATGACATCGAACACCGTAACCCATTTGTGCGGGAAGAGCTTAATACCTGGGCTCAGTGGTACCATGACCAGGTTTTCTTTGATGGTGTAAGACTGGATGCCGTGAAACACCAGTCGCCGGATTTCTATAAAGAATGGCTTTACACCCTGCGCACCAATACCGGCAAAAACATTTTTGCCGTTGGCGAATATTGGGCGCCAGGCGAACTCCACCTGCTCGAAAGATATATTGAAGCTACCGAGGGTTGCATGAGCCTGTTTGATTCCTCATTGCAAAATAATTTTCACCAAGCTTCTTTATCTGGTGGCGATTATGACCTACGAACGATATTTGATGAAACATTAACGCAAGCCAACCCTACCCTTTCAGTCACAGTAGTTGACAATCACGATACCCAACCGCTTCAGGCACTGCAAGCGCCAGTTGAAGAATGGTTCAAACCTTTGGCATATGCGCTCATCCTTTTGCGGCAAGATGGGTATCCCTGTGTATTTTATCCAGATCTGTTTGGGGCACATTATACCGATAAGGACCATGAGGGCAACGATCAGGAAATCTTCTTAAATAAAGTGGACGGTATCGAGGCATTACTGCAAGCCCGACAATTATTCGCCTATGGCACGCAACATGATTACTTCGATGAAGCCCATTGCCTGGGCTGGGTTCGTGAAGGTGATGCCGAACATCATGGCTGCGCGGTCGTACTAAGCAACAGGGAAGCCTCTTACCGTGCGATGGCGATCGGGGAGAGATATGCAGGGCAACAGTTTTACGACTATCTGGGCAGGTGCAGCGAGCAGGTGATTATTGATGAAAACGGTTGGGGGAATTTTCCGGTGCCGGCCGGGAATGTTAGCGTTTGGGTAACGACAGCACACCAAAATCCAACCCCGAATAATTAG
- a CDS encoding NAD(P)-dependent alcohol dehydrogenase has product MNTTQVKAYGTEAKDKDLELMQIERRAVQPQDIEIEILYCGVCHSDLHTARNDWGGTKYPSVPGHEIIGRITKIGEEVTKFKVGDLAGVGCLVDSCRECESCKKDLEQYCLNGSVGTYNGRDQFLGGHTFGGYSEKVVVDQAFGLKIPENLDLKAVAPLLCAGVTTWSPLKHWDVKEGSKVAVIGLGGLGHMAIKLAKGLGAEVTLFSRSPDKIQDALDLGANAVVISTYENEMKAVKGKFDLIIDTVPYDHDINPYISTLNISGTLVLVGYIGKMGDALFTPPMIGGRRSVAGSVIGGIKETQEMLDFCGKHNILPEVEMIKMQDINTAYERMLKSDVRYRFVIDMQSLK; this is encoded by the coding sequence ATGAATACAACACAGGTAAAAGCCTACGGAACGGAAGCAAAAGATAAAGACCTCGAACTGATGCAGATTGAGCGGCGCGCTGTACAGCCGCAGGATATTGAGATTGAGATCCTGTACTGCGGGGTGTGCCACAGCGATTTGCATACCGCCCGCAACGACTGGGGTGGCACAAAATACCCATCAGTCCCCGGCCACGAGATCATTGGCCGAATCACCAAAATAGGTGAAGAGGTAACTAAATTTAAAGTAGGCGATCTTGCCGGCGTAGGTTGTCTTGTAGATTCCTGCCGCGAATGTGAAAGCTGCAAGAAAGACCTGGAACAGTATTGCCTTAACGGCTCAGTAGGAACATATAATGGGCGCGACCAGTTTCTGGGCGGACACACGTTCGGCGGATATTCTGAGAAAGTAGTGGTAGACCAGGCTTTCGGGCTGAAAATCCCTGAGAACCTTGACCTTAAAGCGGTTGCTCCCTTGTTGTGCGCCGGCGTTACTACATGGTCGCCACTGAAACATTGGGATGTGAAAGAAGGCAGCAAGGTGGCAGTGATCGGGCTGGGCGGACTGGGCCACATGGCGATAAAACTTGCCAAAGGTTTAGGCGCTGAGGTAACCCTTTTCTCGCGCAGCCCCGATAAAATTCAGGATGCGCTGGATCTTGGTGCCAATGCCGTAGTCATCTCTACTTATGAAAATGAGATGAAAGCGGTGAAAGGAAAATTCGATTTAATTATTGATACTGTACCTTACGACCACGATATCAATCCGTACATCTCTACCCTTAACATCAGCGGGACACTTGTTTTGGTAGGATACATCGGCAAAATGGGCGACGCGCTGTTTACTCCACCAATGATTGGCGGACGAAGATCTGTGGCCGGCTCTGTAATTGGCGGCATTAAAGAAACACAGGAAATGCTTGATTTCTGCGGCAAACACAACATTTTGCCCGAGGTAGAGATGATTAAAATGCAGGACATCAATACCGCCTACGAAAGAATGCTGAAAAGCGATGTACGCTACCGCTTTGTCATCGACATGCAAAGCCTTAAATAA
- a CDS encoding TIGR03915 family putative DNA repair protein, which translates to MTTLVYDGSFGGLMTAVFEVFEYRFAPAKIISKSDYHQEDIFAETRQVITDETKSDRVIARLEKSLGKTGIRQLLMVYLSERSDAGNLILSAVRQAINAPQENVLQNFGNDDIMEIAKISKSMAREIHRLHAFVRFEKLEDGSFFAKTEPDFNVLPVAFKFFKDRYADQKWMIFDLKRNFGVYYDLKNTEFFYPETEQLLLLKNAQNLHHTEEKKYQKLWQRYFTKTNITERKNLKLHIQHVPKRYWKYLTEKF; encoded by the coding sequence ATGACCACCCTGGTGTATGACGGAAGCTTCGGCGGACTGATGACCGCTGTTTTCGAGGTATTCGAATACCGTTTTGCGCCTGCCAAAATCATCAGTAAAAGTGATTATCACCAAGAAGATATTTTTGCCGAAACACGCCAAGTAATTACAGATGAAACAAAATCTGACCGGGTAATTGCCCGCCTTGAAAAAAGCCTGGGCAAAACCGGCATCAGGCAGTTACTAATGGTATATCTTTCTGAACGCAGCGATGCCGGAAACCTGATACTTTCTGCTGTGAGACAAGCGATAAACGCACCACAGGAAAACGTACTGCAGAATTTCGGCAATGATGACATCATGGAAATCGCGAAAATAAGCAAAAGTATGGCAAGGGAAATCCACCGCCTGCACGCTTTTGTACGTTTCGAAAAGTTGGAAGACGGCAGTTTCTTTGCCAAGACCGAGCCTGACTTCAATGTGTTGCCAGTGGCGTTTAAGTTCTTTAAAGACCGTTATGCGGATCAGAAATGGATGATTTTCGACCTCAAAAGGAACTTTGGCGTTTACTATGACCTTAAAAATACTGAATTTTTCTATCCGGAAACAGAGCAGTTGCTGCTGTTGAAAAATGCCCAAAACCTGCACCATACCGAAGAAAAGAAATACCAAAAACTGTGGCAGCGCTACTTTACAAAGACCAATATCACCGAGCGGAAAAACCTGAAACTGCACATTCAGCATGTCCCGAAGCGTTACTGGAAATACCTCACTGAAAAATTTTAA